From one Musa acuminata AAA Group cultivar baxijiao chromosome BXJ2-6, Cavendish_Baxijiao_AAA, whole genome shotgun sequence genomic stretch:
- the LOC103988238 gene encoding AT-hook motif nuclear-localized protein 20-like: MEGVDHRVTSASSNPPFHLCNPNSSDDHHNHRLHRRDREPKNAATAANSSGSNTQPYEDDDGNVKVDHGAVASGTTGQRHRGRPPGSKNKPKPPIIITRESPSALRSHVLEIASGADIMDAVATFARRRQRGVCIMSGTGVVTNVTLRQPGAQRGVINLHGRFEILSLSGAFFPAPSPPGATGVTLYVAGGQGQVVGGDVVGELVASGTVMVIAATFSNATYELLPLVEEEEPSTAAGQWQQSPRGNGGASMPQNNLPPSVLPHGEICHEVFGAWASAAPPRPPPSY; the protein is encoded by the coding sequence ATGGAAGGGGTCGACCATCGGGTCACATCTGCGAGCTCGAACCCTCCCTTTCATCTCTGCAACCCCAACAGCTCCGACGACCACCACAACCACCGTTTACATAGAAGAGACCGAGAGCCCAAGaacgccgccaccgccgccaacAGCAGCGGCAGCAACACCCAACCCTACGAAGACGACGACGGCAATGTCAAGGTAGACCATGGAGCCGTAGCGAGCGGCACCACCGGCCAACGCCACCGAGGCCGGCCGCCTGGGTCCAAGAACAAGCCGAAGCCGCCTATCATCATCACGAGGGAGAGCCCCAGTGCGCTCCGCTCCCACGTGCTCGAGATCGCGAGCGGGGCGGACATCATGGACGCCGTGGCCACCTTCGCCCGCCGGAGGCAGCGCGGTGTCTGCATCATGAGCGGCACCGGGGTGGTCACCAACGTCACGCTTCGCCAGCCGGGTGCGCAGCGTGGGGTTATCAACCTCCACGGCCGCTTCGAAATCCTCTCTCTCTCCGGGGCGTTCTTTCCGGCGCCATCCCCACCCGGGGCAACCGGGGTCACGCTCTACGTAGCCGGCGGCCAGGGGCAGGTGGTTGGCGGGGATGTGGTTGGAGAATTGGTCGCATCAGGGACCGTGATGGTGATCGCAGCCACATTTTCGAATGCAACATACGAGCTATTGCCCCTGGTGGAGGAAGAAGAGCCGTCCACGGCGGCAGGCCAGTGGCAGCAGAGCCCAAGAGGCAATGGAGGCGCGTCGATGCCACAGAACAATCTGCCGCCAAGTGTTTTGCCTCATGGTGAGATTTGCCACGAGGTTTTCGGCGCTTGGGCGTCTGCTGCACCTCCAAGGCCACCACCATCCTACTAA
- the LOC135613427 gene encoding laccase-4-like yields MASSVLMGALFLSSMVAFAFPYDVRAEHAGTTRHYSFDIRMANVSRLCATKSILTVNGEFPGPRIVAREGDRVVVKVSNHVPHNVTIHWHGVRQLRSGWADGPAYVTQCPIQTGHNYVYNFTMVGQRGTLFWHAHVSWLRATLYGPIIILPKHGVPYPFAKPYKEVPIIFGEWWKADTEAIISQALQTGGGPNVSDAYTINGLPGPLYNCSAKDTFKLKVKPGKTYLLRLINAAVNDELFFSIANHSVTVIEVDAVYVKPLDTETIVISPGQTTNVLLHAKPTYPSATFFMMARPYATGSGTFDNSTVAAVLEYRKPYSSSAAGFDKNLPLYKPTLPAFNDTSSATNFTGKLRSLATALFPANVPQTVDRRFFFTVGLGTRPCPKNQTCQGPNGTMFAAAVNNISFVSPTTALLQAHFTGKSSGVYTPDFPVVPLMPFNYTGAPPNNTMVSNGTKLVVLPFNTSVELVMQDTSVLGAESHPLHLHGYNFFVVGQGFGNYDPVNDPAKFNLVDPVERNTIGVTAGGWVAIRFLADNPGVWFMHCHIEAHMSWGLRMAWLVLNGRLPNQTLPPPPSDLPKC; encoded by the exons ATGGCTTCCTCAGTTCTCATGGGAGCCTTGTTCTTGTCATCCATGGTTGCGTTTGCGTTTCCATATGATGTACGAGCCGAGCATGCTGGCACGACCAGGCACTACAGCTTCGAC ATACGAATGGCAAATGTGAGCAGGCTCTGCGCCACAAAGAGCATCTTGACCGTCAACGGGGAGTTCCCGGGGCCGAGGATCGTGGCCAGAGAAGGCGACCGCGTCGTCGTCAAGGTGTCCAACCATGTACCGCACAACGTCACCATTCATTG GCATGGCGTCCGGCAGCTGCGGAGCGGGTGGGCGGATGGGCCGGCGTACGTGACCCAGTGCCCGATTCAGACAGGGCACAACTACGTCTACAACTTCACGATGGTGGGACAGAGAGGGACCCTCTTCTGGCACGCCCACGTTTCATGGCTGAGGGCCACCCTCTACGGCCCCATCATCATCCTCCCCAAGCATGGCGTTCCCTACCCGTTCGCCAAACCCTACAAAGAAGTCCCCATCATCTTCG GTGAGTGGTGGAAGGCTGACACAGAGGCCATCATCAGCCAGGCACTTCAGACCGGCGGCGGCCCTAATGTTTCAGATGCCTACACGATCAATGGCCTCCCAGGTCCCCTGTACAACTGTTCGGCTAAAG ATACATTTAAGCTCAAGGTGAAGCCAGGAAAGACGTACCTCCTTCGCCTGATCAACGCTGCAGTCAATGACGAGCTCTTCTTCAGTATCGCCAACCATTCTGTCACCGTCATCGAAGTCGATGCCGTCTACGTGAAGCCCTTAGACACCGAGACTATCGTGATATCACCGGGCCAGACGACCAACGTCCTCCTCCATGCCAAGCCTACTTACCCCAGCGCCACCTTCTTCATGATGGCCAGGCCTTACGCCACTGGATCCGGCACGTTCGACAACTCCACGGTCGCCGCCGTGCTCGAGTACCGAAAGCCCTACAGTTCATCCGCCGCCGGCTTTGACAAGAACCTCCCGCTCTACAAGCCGACCCTTCCAGCATTCAATGACACTTCTTCCGCCACAAACTTCACCGGCAAGTTACGTAGTCTGGCAACAGCTCTGTTTCCGGCGAACGTGCCGCAAACCGTGGACCGACGCTTCTTCTTCACGGTTGGGCTCGGGACGAGACCGTGCCCGAAGAACCAGACGTGCCAAGGGCCCAACGGCACCATGTTCGCCGCCGCCGTCAACAACATCTCGTTCGTGTCGCCCACGACGGCTCTCCTCCAGGCACACTTCACCGGGAAGTCCAGCGGCGTCTACACCCCGGACTTCCCTGTCGTCCCCCTGATGCCGTTCAACTACACCGGAGCTCCGCCGAACAACACGATGGTGAGCAATGGGACCAAGTTGGTGGTGCTTCCGTTCAACACCAGCGTCGAGTTGGTGATGCAGGACACCAGCGTTCTAGGGGCGGAGAGCCACCCGCTACACCTCCATGGCTACAACTTCTTCGTCGTCGGGCAAGGGTTCGGCAACTACGATCCAGTGAACGACCCCGCCAAGTTTAACCTGGTGGATCCGGTGGAGAGGAACACCATCGGCGTTACGGCCGGCGGTTGGGTGGCCATCAGATTCTTGGCCGACAATCCAG GTGTGTGGTTCATGCACTGTCACATTGAGGCTCACATGAGTTGGGGGTTGAGGATGGCATGGCTGGTCTTGAATGGAAGACTGCCGAACCAGACGCTGCCACCTCCACCGTCGGATCTTCCCAAATGCTAA
- the LOC103986997 gene encoding elicitor-responsive protein 1 yields the protein MSKGELEVLLVDAKGLAGADVIGKIDPYVVIQYRDQERKSRIARNQGRNPIWNQTLKFPVYSSAINNPSQHKLTLKIMDYDTVTADDFIGHATIHVGEVIASGMEKGIAELPPTKYRVVLEDKRYHGAIRVGVTFRTMVEED from the exons ATGAGCAAAGGAGAGTTGGAGGTGTTGCTGGTTGATGCCAAGGGACTAGCAGGAGCTGACGTTATAG GGAAGATAGATCCTTATGTGGTGATTCAGTACAGGGATCAAGAGCGCAAGAGCAGAATTGCTCGAA ATCAAGGAAGGAATCCTATCTGGAATCAGACATTAAAGTTCCCTGTGTACTCCTCAGCAATCAACAATCCCAGTCAACACAAGCTCACACTCAAAATCATGGACTATGACACCGTCACAGCTGACGACTTCATTGGACACGCAAC GATTCATGTGGGGGAAGTGATTGCTTCGGGGATGGAGAAGGGGATTGCAGAACTACCACCAACCAAGTACAGGGTTGTCCTCGAAGATAAGCGTTATCATGGTGCGATACGAGTTGGTGTCACGTTTAGAACGATG GTGGAAGAAGATTGA
- the LOC103988239 gene encoding elicitor-responsive protein 1-like, with protein MSTGELKVFLVDATGLKGADYVGSISPYVVIQYNNHELKSRTAHDQGGDPVWNETFAFPVSSSPVDNPIQHKLILRIMDADTYTEDDFIGQATVHLGNVIALGTEEGFAELEPAKYRVVLEDESYCGEIEVGVRFTTQGALIFVKFPRKLVEGLETS; from the exons atgagcACAGGAGAGCTGAAAGTGTTTCTGGTTGATGCCACCGGACTAAAAGGAGCTGACTATGTAG GCAGTATAAGTCCTTATGTGGTGATTCAGTACAACAATCATGAGCTTAAGAGCAGAACCGCTCATG ATCAAGGTGGGGATCCCGTATGGAATGAGACATTCGCATTCCCGGTGTCCTCCTCACCAGTGGACAATCCCATTCAACACAAGCTCATACTCAGAATCATGGACGCTGACACCTACACAGAAGATGACTTCATTGGACAGGCAAC GGTTCATCTGGGAAATGTGATTGCTTTGGGCACGGAAGAGGGGTTTGCTGAACTAGAACCAGCCAAGTACAGGGTTGTTCTTGAAGATGAGAGTTACTGTGGTGAGATAGAAGTTGGTGTCAGGTTTACAACACAG GGTGCTTTAATCTTTGTCAAGTTTCCAAGAAAACTTGTTGAAGGATTGGAAACAAGCTAG
- the LOC135585833 gene encoding transcription factor MYB3R-3-like isoform X4 — protein sequence MKIQQSCVENKQSAVASISSLSEGRFGLSRVSPAVSSPPTSLPSRRRTSGPTRRAKSGWTPQDDETLRKAVEAYKGRCWKKIAESFPDRTEVQCLHRWQKVLNPELIKGPWNPEEDEKLTSLVAKYGPKKWSVIANSLPGRIGKQCWERWHNHLNPTINKDAWTEEEELALLNAHHIRGNKWAEIAKVLPGRLRSRRTAIIKSVEKKLDFAFEKTNCDGEDSWRLCQVQGQKM from the exons ATGAAGATACAGCAGAGTTGTGTTGAGAACAAGCAATCAGCTGTAGCCTCAATCTCATCCCTGTCGGAGGGAAGGTTTGGTTTGTCTAGGGTGTCGCCTGCCGTTTCTAGTCCACCGACATCTTTGCCGTCGAGGAG GAGAACTAGTGGTCCTACAAGGCGAGCTAAGAGTGGTTGGACACCGCAGGAT GATGAGACATTACGGAAAGCTGTTGAAGCTTACAAAGGAAGATGTTGGAAGAAAATAG CTGAATCTTTTCCTGATAGAACGGAAGTTCAATGTCTTCATCGGTGGCAAAAAGTTCTCAATCCTGAACTTATTAAAGGTCCATGGAACCCAGAG GAAgatgagaaactcacaagtcttgtAGCAAAGTATGGGCCAAAAAAATGGTCTGTCATTGCAAACTCTCTTCCTGGTCGAATTGGGAAGCAATGTTGGGAGAG GTGGCATAATCATTTAAATCCTACGATAAATAAAGATGCTTGGACTGAAGAGGAAGAACTTGCCCTCTTGAATGCCCATCATATACGTGGTAATAAATGGGCAGAAATTGCAAAGGTCTTACCTGGAAG GTTGAGGTCCAGAAGAACTGCAATTATCAAATCTGTTGAGAAGAAGCTTGATTTTGCATTTGAGAAAACTAATTGTGATG GAGAGGACTCATGGAGGCTTTGTCAAGTGCAAGGACAGAAAATGTAG
- the LOC135585833 gene encoding transcription factor MYB3R-2-like isoform X2, producing MKIQQSCVENKQSAVASISSLSEGRFGLSRVSPAVSSPPTSLPSRRRTSGPTRRAKSGWTPQDDETLRKAVEAYKGRCWKKIAESFPDRTEVQCLHRWQKVLNPELIKGPWNPEEDEKLTSLVAKYGPKKWSVIANSLPGRIGKQCWERWHNHLNPTINKDAWTEEEELALLNAHHIRGNKWAEIAKVLPGRTHNSIKNHWNCSLKKKLDFFLETGKLPKVVKPKMLNGSKELVGSASSTYSGLPTGLCRLEDQKNWLELSTVQEYNAEAVNNSTVESSMLTPLSDICTISDLGTESAECSNTGENDQLNDTSAPSLHPAAPSLLGALFCKPPLPEDVCHSKDSALFTSYDSTQQSHCSVIVKQSNGYLTPPSVTSNNGVFCVKSILINAARSYPHTPSIFMRTKRNAEASLASDSTSQKSRAKFLDSSDNVETINTSESKFSTSPCSRGALLFNGKNLNVSPPYRLRSRRTAIIKSVEKKLDFAFEKTNCDGEDSWRLCQVQGQKM from the exons ATGAAGATACAGCAGAGTTGTGTTGAGAACAAGCAATCAGCTGTAGCCTCAATCTCATCCCTGTCGGAGGGAAGGTTTGGTTTGTCTAGGGTGTCGCCTGCCGTTTCTAGTCCACCGACATCTTTGCCGTCGAGGAG GAGAACTAGTGGTCCTACAAGGCGAGCTAAGAGTGGTTGGACACCGCAGGAT GATGAGACATTACGGAAAGCTGTTGAAGCTTACAAAGGAAGATGTTGGAAGAAAATAG CTGAATCTTTTCCTGATAGAACGGAAGTTCAATGTCTTCATCGGTGGCAAAAAGTTCTCAATCCTGAACTTATTAAAGGTCCATGGAACCCAGAG GAAgatgagaaactcacaagtcttgtAGCAAAGTATGGGCCAAAAAAATGGTCTGTCATTGCAAACTCTCTTCCTGGTCGAATTGGGAAGCAATGTTGGGAGAG GTGGCATAATCATTTAAATCCTACGATAAATAAAGATGCTTGGACTGAAGAGGAAGAACTTGCCCTCTTGAATGCCCATCATATACGTGGTAATAAATGGGCAGAAATTGCAAAGGTCTTACCTGGAAG GACTCACAACTCAATTAAGAATCACTGGAATTGTTCCTTAAAGAAAAAGTTAGATTTCTTTTTGGAAACTGGTAAGCTTCCAAAAGTTGTAAAACCTAAGATGCTTAATGGCTCAAAGGAATTAGTTGGATCAGCCAGTTCCACGTATTCTGGTCTGCCTACTGGACTATGTAGATTGGAAGATCAAAAAAATTGGTTGGAACTGTCAACAGTTCAAGAATATAATGCTGAAGCTGTTAATAATTCTACTGTTGAAAGCAGTATGCTCACTCCGCTATCTGATATCTGCACTATATCTGATTTGGGAACAGAGTCGGCAGAATGTAGTAACACAGGTGAGAATGATCAATTGAATGATACATCTGCACCATCATTGCACCCGGCAGCTCCTAGTCTCCTTGGTGCTCTCTTTTGTAAGCCACCTCTGCCAGAAGATGTTTGCCACTCCAAAGATTCTGCTCTCTTCACCTCATATGACTCTACGCAACAATCACACTGCTCGGTGATTGTGAAACAGTCCAATGGTTATCTGACTCCTCCCTCTGTAACCAGTAATAATGGAGTTTTCTGTGTGAAATCCATATTAATAAATGCAGCTAGAAGTTACCCACACACTCCCTCTATCTTCATGAGGACAAAAAGGAATGCAGAAGCATCCCTTGCTTCTGATAGTACTTCACAGAAAAGTAGGGCAAAATTTCTGGACAGTTCTGATAATGTGGAGACAATCAACACCTCAGAGTCAAAATTCAGTACGAGTCCTTGTAGTAGAGGGGCCTTATTATTCAATGGGAAGAACTTGAATGTTTCTCCTCCATACAGGTTGAGGTCCAGAAGAACTGCAATTATCAAATCTGTTGAGAAGAAGCTTGATTTTGCATTTGAGAAAACTAATTGTGATG GAGAGGACTCATGGAGGCTTTGTCAAGTGCAAGGACAGAAAATGTAG
- the LOC135585833 gene encoding transcription factor MYB3R-2-like isoform X1, protein MKIQQSCVENKQSAVASISSLSEGRFGLSRVSPAVSSPPTSLPSRRRTSGPTRRAKSGWTPQDDETLRKAVEAYKGRCWKKIAESFPDRTEVQCLHRWQKVLNPELIKGPWNPEEDEKLTSLVAKYGPKKWSVIANSLPGRIGKQCWERWHNHLNPTINKDAWTEEEELALLNAHHIRGNKWAEIAKVLPGRTHNSIKNHWNCSLKKKLDFFLETGKLPKVVKPKMLNGSKELVGSASSTYSGLPTGLCRLEDQKNWLELSTVQEYNAEAVNNSTVESSMLTPLSDICTISDLGTESAECSNTGENDQLNDTSAPSLHPAAPSLLGALFCKPPLPEDVCHSKDSALFTSYDSTQQSHCSVIVKQSNGYLTPPSVTSNNGVFCVKSILINAARSYPHTPSIFMRTKRNAEASLASDSTSQKSRAKFLDSSDNVETINTSESKFSTSPCSRGALLFNGKNLNVSPPYRLRSRRTAIIKSVEKKLDFAFEKTNCDGNANPLKMAVDSSSIFKSRNVLPII, encoded by the exons ATGAAGATACAGCAGAGTTGTGTTGAGAACAAGCAATCAGCTGTAGCCTCAATCTCATCCCTGTCGGAGGGAAGGTTTGGTTTGTCTAGGGTGTCGCCTGCCGTTTCTAGTCCACCGACATCTTTGCCGTCGAGGAG GAGAACTAGTGGTCCTACAAGGCGAGCTAAGAGTGGTTGGACACCGCAGGAT GATGAGACATTACGGAAAGCTGTTGAAGCTTACAAAGGAAGATGTTGGAAGAAAATAG CTGAATCTTTTCCTGATAGAACGGAAGTTCAATGTCTTCATCGGTGGCAAAAAGTTCTCAATCCTGAACTTATTAAAGGTCCATGGAACCCAGAG GAAgatgagaaactcacaagtcttgtAGCAAAGTATGGGCCAAAAAAATGGTCTGTCATTGCAAACTCTCTTCCTGGTCGAATTGGGAAGCAATGTTGGGAGAG GTGGCATAATCATTTAAATCCTACGATAAATAAAGATGCTTGGACTGAAGAGGAAGAACTTGCCCTCTTGAATGCCCATCATATACGTGGTAATAAATGGGCAGAAATTGCAAAGGTCTTACCTGGAAG GACTCACAACTCAATTAAGAATCACTGGAATTGTTCCTTAAAGAAAAAGTTAGATTTCTTTTTGGAAACTGGTAAGCTTCCAAAAGTTGTAAAACCTAAGATGCTTAATGGCTCAAAGGAATTAGTTGGATCAGCCAGTTCCACGTATTCTGGTCTGCCTACTGGACTATGTAGATTGGAAGATCAAAAAAATTGGTTGGAACTGTCAACAGTTCAAGAATATAATGCTGAAGCTGTTAATAATTCTACTGTTGAAAGCAGTATGCTCACTCCGCTATCTGATATCTGCACTATATCTGATTTGGGAACAGAGTCGGCAGAATGTAGTAACACAGGTGAGAATGATCAATTGAATGATACATCTGCACCATCATTGCACCCGGCAGCTCCTAGTCTCCTTGGTGCTCTCTTTTGTAAGCCACCTCTGCCAGAAGATGTTTGCCACTCCAAAGATTCTGCTCTCTTCACCTCATATGACTCTACGCAACAATCACACTGCTCGGTGATTGTGAAACAGTCCAATGGTTATCTGACTCCTCCCTCTGTAACCAGTAATAATGGAGTTTTCTGTGTGAAATCCATATTAATAAATGCAGCTAGAAGTTACCCACACACTCCCTCTATCTTCATGAGGACAAAAAGGAATGCAGAAGCATCCCTTGCTTCTGATAGTACTTCACAGAAAAGTAGGGCAAAATTTCTGGACAGTTCTGATAATGTGGAGACAATCAACACCTCAGAGTCAAAATTCAGTACGAGTCCTTGTAGTAGAGGGGCCTTATTATTCAATGGGAAGAACTTGAATGTTTCTCCTCCATACAGGTTGAGGTCCAGAAGAACTGCAATTATCAAATCTGTTGAGAAGAAGCTTGATTTTGCATTTGAGAAAACTAATTGTGATGGTAATGCCAATCCCCTTAAAATGGCTGTGGACAGCAGTTCTATTTTTAAATCCAGAAATGTCCTTCCAATCATATAG
- the LOC135585833 gene encoding transcription factor MYB3R-3-like isoform X3 produces MKIQQSCVENKQSAVASISSLSEGRFGLSRVSPAVSSPPTSLPSRRRTSGPTRRAKSGWTPQDDETLRKAVEAYKGRCWKKIAESFPDRTEVQCLHRWQKVLNPELIKGPWNPEEDEKLTSLVAKYGPKKWSVIANSLPGRIGKQCWERWHNHLNPTINKDAWTEEEELALLNAHHIRGNKWAEIAKVLPGRLRSRRTAIIKSVEKKLDFAFEKTNCDGNANPLKMAVDSSSIFKSRNVLPII; encoded by the exons ATGAAGATACAGCAGAGTTGTGTTGAGAACAAGCAATCAGCTGTAGCCTCAATCTCATCCCTGTCGGAGGGAAGGTTTGGTTTGTCTAGGGTGTCGCCTGCCGTTTCTAGTCCACCGACATCTTTGCCGTCGAGGAG GAGAACTAGTGGTCCTACAAGGCGAGCTAAGAGTGGTTGGACACCGCAGGAT GATGAGACATTACGGAAAGCTGTTGAAGCTTACAAAGGAAGATGTTGGAAGAAAATAG CTGAATCTTTTCCTGATAGAACGGAAGTTCAATGTCTTCATCGGTGGCAAAAAGTTCTCAATCCTGAACTTATTAAAGGTCCATGGAACCCAGAG GAAgatgagaaactcacaagtcttgtAGCAAAGTATGGGCCAAAAAAATGGTCTGTCATTGCAAACTCTCTTCCTGGTCGAATTGGGAAGCAATGTTGGGAGAG GTGGCATAATCATTTAAATCCTACGATAAATAAAGATGCTTGGACTGAAGAGGAAGAACTTGCCCTCTTGAATGCCCATCATATACGTGGTAATAAATGGGCAGAAATTGCAAAGGTCTTACCTGGAAG GTTGAGGTCCAGAAGAACTGCAATTATCAAATCTGTTGAGAAGAAGCTTGATTTTGCATTTGAGAAAACTAATTGTGATGGTAATGCCAATCCCCTTAAAATGGCTGTGGACAGCAGTTCTATTTTTAAATCCAGAAATGTCCTTCCAATCATATAG
- the LOC103988240 gene encoding glucan endo-1,3-beta-glucosidase-like yields the protein MAPPPLQPCKLYADILSLFVLILFSSASSVSGLSIGVNYGTIADNLPPPPQVAAFLKDHTIIDRIKLYDANPDIIRAFAGTPISVTITAPNGEIPSFASSREAADAWVAANVAPFVPATRITLVLVGNEILNTGDAGLMERLVPAMVSLSGALSAAGFHRIRVSTPHSMGILSSSDPPSSGRFIRGYDRSVFAPMLAFHRKTRTPFMVNPYPYFNYNPASLAYTQFRPNRGKRDRVTGITYTNMFDAQLDAVHSAMEKLGYGDVAIAVGETGWPTVADNNQFGVSPADALAYNGNLIKHVNSGRGTPLMPNRTIETYIFALFNEDLKPGPLAERNFGLFKPDLTPLYDSGVMQTGPGGEAGRSHRKRGRGRGRGRGRAGRGTGNKWCVPKSDAGDAALQANINYVCSSGKVDCKPIQDGGACFSPNSLHSHAAYAMNAFYKAAGQHEFDCDFSGSAIITTTDPSYGTCKYM from the exons ATGGCGCCACCGCCTCTGCAACCTTGCAAACTCTATGCTGACATCCTCAGTCTCTTCGTCCTCATCCTGTTCTCCTCCGCATCCTCTGTCTCCGGGCTCTCCATCGGCGTGAACTACGGCACCATCGCCGACAACCTTCCCCCGCCGCCCCAGGTCGCCGCCTTCCTCAAGGACCACACCATCATCGACCGCATCAAGCTTTACGATGCCAACCCCGACATCATCCGCGCATTCGCTGGCACCCCCATCTCTGTCACCATCACCGCCCCCAACGGCGAAATCCCCTCCTTCGCCAGCTCTCGCGAGGCGGCCGACGCCTGGGTAGCCGCCAACGTGGCCCCGTTCGTCCCCGCCACACGCATCACCCTCGTCCTCGTCGGAAACGAGATCCTCAATACCGGAGACGCTGGCCTCATGGAACGCCTCGTCCCCGCGATGGTGTCGCTCTCTGGCGCCCTCTCCGCGGCCGGTTTCCACAGGATCCGGGTCAGCACGCCGCACTCCATGGGGATCCTCTCTTCCTCTGACCCACCGTCGTCCGGCAGGTTCATCAGAGGCTACGACCGGTCGGTCTTTGCCCCGATGCTGGCCTTCCACCGTAAGACGCGGACTCCCTTCATGGTGAACCCCTACCCCTACTTCAACTACAACCCGGCGTCGCTCGCCTACACGCAATTCAGGCCCAACAGGGGAAAGCGCGACCGGGTGACGGGAATCACGTACACGAACATGTTCGACGCGCAGCTGGACGCGGTGCACTCGGCCATGGAGAAGCTGGGCTACGGCGATGTGGCGATCGCGGTGGGGGAGACGGGTTGGCCCACGGTGGCGGACAACAACCAGTTCGGGGTAAGCCCGGCGGACGCCCTGGCCTACAACGGTAACCTGATAAAGCACGTGAACTCCGGGCGTGGGACGCCGCTGATGCCGAACCGGACAATCGAGACGTACATCTTCGCGCTGTTCAACGAGGACTTGAAGCCCGGGCCACTGGCCGAGCGGAACTTTGGGTTGTTTAAGCCCGACCTCACGCCACTATACGACTCGGGGGTGATGCAGACGGGGCCAGGGGGAGAGGCGGGGAGGAGCCATAGGAAgagggggagagggagggggagggggagggggagggcggGAAGAGGAACGGGAAACAAGTGGTGCGTGCCGAAGAGCGACGCCGGTGACGCGGCTCTTCAGGCGAACATAAATTACGTGTGCAGCAGCGGGAAGGTGGACTGCAAACCGATCCAGGACGGCGGGGCGTGCTTCTCGCCCAACTCCCTGCACTCCCACGCCGCATACGCCATGAACGCCTTCTACAAGGCGGCCGGGCAGCACGAGTTCGACTGCGACTTCTCCGGCAGCGCCATCATCACCACCACTGATCCCA GCTACGGGACTTGCAAGTATATGTAG